The Carassius auratus strain Wakin chromosome 5, ASM336829v1, whole genome shotgun sequence genome includes a window with the following:
- the LOC113074273 gene encoding P2Y purinoceptor 4-like produces the protein MNSTLPHNTIHGNVCAPEPQHISLVVVLSLVYLLGLLLNGFSLWVFTCRIHKWNSGAVLQFNLALSDAIITPLTPLMAVYFAMDSNWIFGKFACQLKIAVLSIHFNGSVIFLTLISIHRYVFVVHFNRSSLIKRKVFVKKLCIGIWCLLITIGIFYGWLLPVTNEATHERCLSIHQKTLTDAYFTINFVIFFFWCILPLSISVFCYSRLASSVSRININSFKGQAVKTKSLRMIGICLVIFGLCFLPLNVVRTIGVVVKKYHPTKCSLMLQLETAYYACYIVAGINCCLDPLIYFFGSSNFTKAFRRSLRVIGGRQNVENKTEPETTI, from the coding sequence ATGAACAGCACCCTTCCACACAACACAATCCATGGGAATGTATGCGCTCCTGAGCCTCAGCACATTTCTCTGGTTGTGGTCCTCAGTCTGGTCTATCTGCTGGGCCTTCTGCTCAATGGATTCAGCCTGTGGGTCTTCACCTGCCGCATTCACAAATGGAACTCTGGAGCCGTTCTGCAGTTTAATCTGGCTCTTTCTGACGCCATCATCACTCCACTCACCCCACTGATGGCAGTGTACTTTGCCATGGATAGCAACTGGATTTTTGGGAAATTCGCCTGCCAGCTGAAGATCGCTGTGCTCAGCATCCACTTCAATGGTAGTGTGATCTTCCTCACACTCATTAGCATTCATCGATATGTGTTTGTGGTTCACTTCAACCGCTCCTCGTTGATAAAAAGGAAGGTATTTGTGAAGAAGCTGTGTATTGGGATTTGGTGTTTACTGATAACAATTGGCATTTTCTATGGATGGCTGCTTCCTGTTACCAATGAAGCAACACATGAGCGGtgtctttctattcatcagaaaaCTCTGACAGATGCTTACTTCACTATTAACTTTGTGATTTTCTTCTTCTGGTGTATTTTACCCTTAAGTATATCAGTATTTTGCTACAGTCGCCTGGCAAGCTCAGTGTCCCGCATTAACATAAATTCTTTTAAAGGCCAAGCAGTCAAGACTAAGTCCTTGAGGATGATAGGGATATGTCTAGTCATATTTGGCCTCTGCTTTCTTCCTCTCAATGTTGTTCGGACTATAGGAGTAGTTGTGAAAAAGTATCATCCTACTAAATGCAGTCTCATGTTGCAATTGGAAACAGCATATTATGCATGCTATATAGTGGCAGGAATCAACTGCTGTTTGGATCCCCTCATTTACTTTTTTGGCTCAAGTAATTTTACCAAAGCATTCAGAAGATCTCTTAGAGTAATAGGAGGCAGACAGAATGTCGAAAACAAAACTGAGCCAGAAACAACAATTTAA